TTCGATGAAGAACAGGGAAAGTTCGTAGCCGGAGAAAACAGACCTCGCGGTGCGACAAAGTATGACAAGCAGTTTGTGAAATACGGTGAGATGAGTCGCCAGGATGTCTATGAATCATGTTGGAAGTTTGTACACGAATTGGGGATTGACGACGCTTTGAATTCGGATGAGCCGTTGATTCAAACCTTGGCTGTTATAGACAGAAGAGTGGGCAAGAGTCGATTGCGCCAAATCGAGGATTTGAAGTTGCATCCACTGGCAAAAAAACTGTTGGAGACCAGGCTTGAAAGTGAAAAACGGAGATAGAGCTAATGACGCACATGCACCGGGCAACCATCCAAAGAAAGAGCGAGAAACACCAGCTAACATCTGCTTTCACAGCGACGGCAAAAAGCCGCCGCGCGTGAAGCTGGCGTTGTACAGCAAAAAATAAATAGGAACCATTATGGGGTGTCACCTACATGATTTGATTGATGCGGTGAATCAAAATAATATTCTTTACCTTGATCCAATTTGCGATGAAGACTTCAACAGAATCATTCGGGGGTTCAAAGCTGTCGCACCGCAATCAATTTGCTTCGACATGGGCGATATTGATGAATTTCCTGAAATGGCTCCTATCTACGAGCTTGTCAAGGCACCGTTTTCAGACTGCTGGTTTGAATTTAATTTTACCCACACAGATGGTACGCAAATCATTTTAGGCATGTTGGTGGTTGTCCGGGACAAAGTGCAAATTATGTCATTTCGGAGAAAGTATAAGCAGTGGATGATCCGTGGTGTGATTTTTATCGATTCACTCTCATCCTTCCCTAATTTTGATGCCTTTCCAGCTGTCGACATCGTGGCCGAAGAATTGAAAGAGCACAAGCTTGTGCTATCAACCTTCCTCTCAGCTCTAAGCTGCAACAATGTCAAACGAGTTGAACACAACCCTGAACTCAAATTACAGAAAGCGCGTCAGAAGCGTGGAAAACAACCCATTTTTTCACATTGGACATTAGAGCTTTCAATACCGAAATCATCACAGGAAAGTTCAAATCTTAATGGCACACATGCATCTCCACGCGTACATCTACGTCGTGGTCACCCAAGGCAGTACGCGCCAGGGAAATGGACATGGGTGCAAGAATGTGTTGTGGGAAAAGGCAAAGGAATTGTCACAAAAGACTATTCTGCTAAATTTGCAAATTCAGCGACTGAGGCATGAATACAGAAAAAACCGTACAACAAATCAATACAGCGGATTCGCTACCGCTCTCCGCTGATCACTACGTTAGCTGCAAAAACGGAGGCATATGTACAACTTATTCATGGGCTACATTGGCCCAGCTGAAACAGAGAATGAGGTAACTGTCTCAGCATCCCGTTTTCTAGAGTACACTGACTCTGAAACACAAATGCGGTATCGCGCTCTCACTCCAGATGCAGTGCGAGAAATAAAGGGTTACCAAGCTCTATTTATGCATGAGCACTGTGAAGGCGGTGCTTTTGTAGGCCGCATCACGAATATAGTTTCCTCTGGCCGGGACTACCGCGTTATCTTTGAGCGTAACGAAGATTATGGAATCATTTCAGCGGAAGATATACAAAGGGTCGCTCTAGAATTAGGTATTGAAGAGTTTGAATTCTATAGAACACATTGGGCTATAAAGAACATCGATCTTCTGAAGGTGTTTGGCGAAAACACCATACCAAAGCCTACAGAAGAAGCACCGGCACAAGACTTTCCAGAAAACAAGCCGGCTGAAGAAGGTTCAGAATTCAATAAAGATCAGGTGTTTATCGTGCATGGCCACGATGAACATGCAAAAAATGATGCTAAGTCATACGTAGAGTCTAAAGGGCTTGAGCCGATAATTCTTCACTTACAAGCCAGTGGCGGTAGAACAATTATCGAAAAAATCGATCATTACAGTAACGTAGGGTTTGGGATAGTTTTGTACACCGAATGTGATGTGGGAGCAAAGAGAGATAGCCTTAACTACAAATGGAGAGCTCGACAGAACGTCGTATTTGAGCATGGCTATCTAATCGCAAAATTATCCAGATCACGCGTGGCGGCTCTGGTTAAGGGTAATGTTGAAACGCCAAATGACATTAGTGGCGTAGTCTATATAACAATGGATGCAGCAGGCAATTGGAAAACCGAGCTAGACACTGAGTTGAGAAATTCTGGGTATGAGATAAAAAGCAGCTAACACGGCGCTCCAGGTCGACCCGCTACCGCACCGCTCCTTTCGTCGCTCTGCGGCAGCGGTCGCCTGAGCTGGGTCGTTAAATTTTCAAACCAACCAAAAGGAGTAATCCATGAAAAAGAGAATCGCCCTTGCACTATCTTTGTTTAGCTCAGTAGCCTTTGCAGACCCTACCATTTTTAATATGGAGCTGGGTAAAACCACAGAAAGCCAGCTGAAGTCGCTCTACAACATCCAGCATACCGGCACTAATAAGTACAGCAACGGCAATATGTACTCAGTTCCTACGTCAGCCATCAATTTTGACGGCCTCCAAGCGGTGACAACAATCTTTGATACGAAGGGTGTCTTAATTGCGGTTCTTACTACTCTCCCAAAGTCAAAATTTGATTATCTGAATCAAACTCTTGGCGGTAAATACAAGCGAGTGAGCCAAAATATTCCATTCGTTGGCAATAAATCTGCAACATATCGTGATGGAGGCACAGAGATCACTCTAGAGGCTCCGCATATGAGTTTTGAAATGTCTATGAACTATATTCGTGACGATTTGATGCAAGCATTTAATCAGCAAAGCGAAGCTGAAAAACAACAAAAGCAGAAGAGCGAAGCATCGCAACTGTAAAAATTTAACAAGTGGCTGCACCGGACTGGCTTACGCTGCGCTTCAGCCATCCAGTGAGCCAAGCGTTAGATGCTCGTAGGAGATAATCGTGGAAGAAATTTGGAAATTAGCAATTAGTCTTACTGGTATCTCGGGTGTTGGTGCGTTTGTTTTTCTTTCTTTGTACAAAGAATGGATAAAAGCACCTGCACTTCTTAATCTTACCAAGCTTCAGAAGTACAAATTGCTTCGTTTGTTCCTGATATTAACGTTTAGCTTTGCTGTTATATCACTCGCATTGTCAGCTTATGAAAACTATTTATCTTCAAATAATACTCAAGCATCATCTTCGGAATTGGAGGCTATAGCGGCATCACGTTACAAGCATGGGAAGCAAAAAATAGAAGAAATACTAAATAGTGAAGAACTTGGCAGCATAGACAAAGAAGAGTTTTTACAAATTGCCACTCAATATCAAGAACATAGTACAGAGGCGCTTAATGCCATAAAGAATAAACAATTTAATTTGTGGCATGAAAAAAGCAATCAAATGCATGAACTATTAAGATCTGATAAAGCGAAGAAGTTCATATCTCCAGAAAGTGTAAACGATATGGTTTGGGATCCAAAGATCGAAGAGATGAAGAAGGAAATGGGGCTTCGTGAAGAACGCATATAACAATGCCATAAACTCGGACCCCCAAAAGCGCCGCTCCTTCGTCGCTCTGCTTTTTGGGTCCGGTTATGGCAAGCGTTGGGCGACAAGAAAAAAATGAAGAAATTTAATCGATACATATTTTGGTCATTGATTTTCTTTTTTGGTTTTTTGGCAGGCACACTTTCTACCAGTTTACTTGTAAGAGAAGTTCGCCCGACTTTTGTGAGAATGATCCTGTCAGGTCTGAAAACCGAACAGGAATTTTTGGCCGCAAAAGCCGCTCGCGAAAATCGAAACTTTGAGGCCGCCACTCACAGATGGGTTGTTGTCAACGCAGAGGCTAATGATGGGTTCAGAATTTTTAGGGATGATCAAACTTATTACAATGATGAATCTATTTTCTTCCCTCTCGCACTCTTAGTTTTCAAAAATATGAACTCAACAGAAACTGTCATTAAGGGGCGAAAGATCAGTGAGAGTATTGACCGGGGCAAACTTGCGGTGGCTCTGGAGGAAATTGGTCAGTATGAATTAGCTCAAAAGGAATGGGAAAAAGCTCAATCCTTAAGAAAAAACCAGGCAATCGAAGACATAAAAAGAAGCACTTATCTTTTGCTCGAACAAGAACAAACGGATTTGTACTTAAGCGCTGAGAATGTAGTTCTCGGCAAAGATAAATAACCGCCCAACAAATTAATACAGCGGATTCGCTACCGCTCTCCGCTGATCACCACGTTAAATGTAATCCATGAATGAAGCTACTATTAATACCGTACTTGAACTGTTCGAAAAGCATAGAAAAGTTCCTGGGGCAGAATTTGATAAGGAATATTTCTTTGATTTTCCAATGAAAGACCCCAAGGGAAAAGGCGCTTTTCGAAATAGCTTTTCGGGTCTTCGCAGATTCAATGCATTTTGGGATGAGGTTCAATTGGAGTTTGGAGTATGTTTCTCAATCAAAGACCGAGACTGTGACTATTCCATAAATGACTTTTGTGCTCGGATCGAAGAGCTTCAAAAATCGAAGCGCTCTTCTAAAGCCTCTCTAAGAAATCGAGCCAAATATGGCGTTGAGTGGAATATATTCGTGTTCTGTAATGTAGTCCTTATAGGTTTGGCCGCTTTGGTCAACAGCATATACTTGCTAGCCTCTGTCGTATGGCTGGGTATTGTCTATTTAAACTATAAACTGGTATCCAGCCATCTAAATGAAAAACCTTATATCAAAGCGCTAGAGGCCAAAATTCACAATGACACCAACATTTAACAAGGCAATGCACGGGAACCAACTACGCTCCACAACCATGTGCTTCGCTGCGCTCAGTTTATCACACGTTTGTTCCACTCCGTGTTGGTCCCGTGACTGCGGCGTTATCGATAGTAAAAAAATGACATCATTTAGCGAAACATATAATTCCGAGGTCGTTTGGACTTTAACTTTCTTTAAAAAAAACAATGATGATTTTGTATCAGAAATCACCATCCCTTTTAAAGATGATACTGAAGTTAGACAGATACTCGGATATAAAAAATATGAATCGTTAGTGGATAAACATCCAATTAATAAAAATTCTTCTGATAGGATATACGAAAAATTCAATATTGAGTGTGATGTAATTACATATGATGTGTTTCTTGGTGCGGCTGCTGTTGAAAAATAAAAGACCGATAACATCCAAGTGCAGGCGACCACCAGGGCCGGGCGAATTTGAACAGTAGCATCATCCTGGCAGCCATCAATAGTTTAAACATTCAGTGGAAGCTCTAGCGGCTCCTGACCTAGGCGTTAGATGATGAAAATGAATAGAAGCGCAATGACTGTAATTTCAATGGTATTTGGACTTGGAGCGATATGTTTTATGTATTTCGCCAATAAGTCCATAAAAACTTATCCAGAGAATATTGTCTCATATTGGATTGTTGGTGCATCTATTTTTACCATAAGTGGTGTAGTTACCTTTTTGAAAAGGGAAAAGGGGACAGGCTACTTTTCTATAATTCATGTATGATGGAAGTTAAATGAAAAGTTCACGAGTTGAGAACTCCGAACGCAGGATAGTTACTTCGAGTTGTCTTTGAACTATCCAGCAATTCCCCTTACAGAAACGGCATCACCACTGATCATGATGGTAAAGTAAATAATTCAAAAAATTGGAGGACATTTTGAACTTTTCTACCGCAATCAAACCAATCGTCGCAGCCCTGCTGTTCCTCACCCTCGCGTCAACTGGCTTTGCAGATCAAAGCAAAGAACTGGCAGCCGTTTCTGCCGCAGAAAAATTCCTGCTGTACGTCGATTCCGGTCAATATGGTGAAAGCTGGGATGAAACCTCACAATTGTTTAAAAATCAGGTCTCAAAACAACAGTGGGAAAATCAACTCGGAAGTGCTCGCCCTGCATTTGGCGCTGTCATCAAGAGAGAAATGACATCAAAAACTTACATGACATCATTGCCCGGTGCACCTGATGGCGAATATGTGGTCATTCAATTTTCAACGGAATTTGAACACAAGAAGAATGCGGTTGAGACAGTCACACCTATGCTTGAAAGCAATGGTGAATGGCATGTGTCGGGCTATTACATTCGGTAGTTGCTTCTATTCAGCAAGATAAAATGTAATGGTCACGACATTGCTGCCATTGTCCCGCGTGTAATAGACGCTATCGGTCATCTGCTTAACCAGCAGAATCCCCAGCCCGCCGATTTGGCTGTCATCAAGATCAGAAACGGCTGATGTTTTTTTCTCCAGAGGATTAAACGGCGCCCCCCAATCGCGTATCCGCACGTTGAAGCTTTTTCCTTGTTCATCCTCCTGAACAAAGCACACCACTTCCACCTCTCCCTCAACGTCAGGATAGGCATGGTTGACGATATTGATCAGCAGCTCTTCACATGCCAATTCCAGGCGTAAAAAAAACGCATCCGGCACGGCATGTTGCCGCGCCTGCTCAACGATGAAATGTAGAAGCTGTGGATAGGCTTCAAGGCTGGCGGCTGTGCGCATGGCGTTCATTGCAGGCACTCAGGACACCGCCTCATCGCAGGTCTCGAAAATCTCAAACAGGCTGGCAAAGCCAGAAACGGTGAACACTTCGGCAACCATGCCGGTCAAACCGCAAAAACGCAGCACACCACCTTTGGCTTTGAGTTGCTTGGCTACAGCAAGGATGCTGCGCAACCCGGCGGAACTGATATACTCGACGCTGCTCATATCAAGAACAACCTTTACTAGGTTGTCTTCAAGCCAGCAGGCGGCCTGGGTATCAAGCTCTGGTGCGCTGATGGCATCAAGGCGACCGGTGACACGAACGACGGTGAAGGATTCAATGGTTTCACGTTCAAACTGCATAAGGCTTATGACTCCTTGGCTTCTGTCGGCTGACCACAATAGGTGAAGGCCAACAGGGTAATATCATCCGACTGCTCCGCACCGCGAACGAACTCAGTGACAGAGCTGTTCACACTCTGCACAATCTGTGATGCGGATTGACGGCTCAGAGAGTTGAGCAACGCAATCAGTCGCGCATCGGAATACAACTGCATCTCGGGGTCCATGGCTTCGGTGACGCCATCGGTGTAAAGCACCAGCGTTTCTCCTGGTGCCATGGTCATTGAACCGCAGGTGTAATGGATCTGGGGAAACGCCCCGGCCACCGGCTCATTGGTCGAAGCGATGGGCGTGGCGTGTTCCGCTGTGACCAGCACCGGCGGCGGATGACCGGCATTGCTGTACTGCACCTCTCCGGTTTCAAGATTGATGATGGCGAGAAACAGGGTGACGAACATGCAGGACTCATTGTCTTCGGACAGGTCGTTATTGACCTTTTCCAAAATGCGATGCGGTTGCCCTTCCCGCTCGGCAACGACTTTGATCAGGGTTTTGGTTACCGCCATGAACAGTGCAGCGGGCACTCCTTTTCCTGACACATCACCAACCAGAAAACAGAAATGACGCTCATCGATAAAGAAGAAATCATAGAGGTCGCCGCCAATCTCCCGCGCGGATTGCAGCGAGGCGAACACTTCAAATTCATCATGTTCGGGAAACGCGGGAAACAGCTTGGGCAAAATGCCCATCTGGATATCGCGGGCAATGCGCAGCTCTGAATCAATCCGCTCGTTGTGTGCCGTGGTTTCTTTAAGATCGATGATATAGTGACCAAGGGCGCTCTGCATGGAGCGAAACGACTCGGCCAGTTGGCCAATCTCATCACCGGACTGAAACTGAGGGAGTTCAGCATCGAGATCGCCCCCGGCAATGGTCAATGCCGCACTGGACAGATCCTGAATCGGCCGAACCACCCGGCGGATGCTCAGCAACGTGGCCAGCGCCAGCAAAGCAAAACCAGCCACACCAATCAATAATGTATTGCGCGTCAGTTGATAAACATCGGCCAGAACTTCATGCAGCGGAGCCAGAACCGCCACGGACCAGCCATCAATCGGCAACGGCGTGTAAAAGACAAAACTTGCCACATTATCGCGCAGGCTGTTGCGCTCTAGAAAGCCGCTTTTGCCGTCGATCATCGCCCGGCCCAGATTCCAAAGAGGCTGATCCCCTAACGCTTCGGCCACACTGAAGATGGTTTCATTGTAGATATAATGCGTGACGGGGTGAGAGATATAGGTTCCGTTGCGACTCAGCACCAGCGCGTAGCCGTGCTGATAAAGCTTCAATGACGACACCTCTTTTTGCAGCCAGTCGAGGGAAACATCCGCCGTCACCACACCAGCCAAGGTTCTGACCCCATCTTTTAGCCGATAAAAAGGCGCGGCATAGGTGGTCATCAGCGCCTCCCCGCCCCCATCGTCAAAATAGGGTTCGGTCCACACGGGATGATGAAGTTCCTTAGGCAGCAGATACCAATCCATGGTGAAGTAGCGGTAGTCGTCACCACCGAGCATGGTGTTCTGCACGTCACCTTTGGCCGAGCGATAACTGTAGGGTGCAAAGTAGTGTTGCTGCGCATCAAAACCATACGGCTCAAACGCAATTGCCATGGCAAAGACATCGGGGTTATTGGCAACAACACGCTCAGGCAGTGCGGTGATTTCGTCGCGGCTCAGCGGGGAACCTTCGAGGGTCAGGGCGATATTTTTGACGCTCTGTTCAATGGGTTTGATGACATTGGATAACTGCAGGACCACTTCGCGACCACGACAGCGAATGTGTTCTTCGGCCTGTTGGACCATCAACTGCCTGGCAGCGAGATAATTATTGAGGAGAATCAGAGCGAGAATGAGGCTGGAAACGCCAATGACAACAGCAACAATTTTAACGCTCAAACTGGCATGTTTCATAACAGGCTTTCCAGCAAATATTGATGACCCATGTGACAGGAGCGCCCACAAAATCTTCGCCGACGCGGTGAGAATGTTTTCAATATTAATCTAAATTCAAAAACAACTCCAGAGATGATCCTGCCCTGACACTGGCCTCTCGGCTCAGCAAGAAGCTAGAAAATTATCACTCAAGTCATATAAGACGATTGAAATGGACAAAGAGGCTATAACTTTTGTTATACGCGTACATCTTTGCATACACACACAACCCTCTGAAATTAAAGAACAAACCCTTTATTTTTAATTTATCGTATACGTTTATGCATACCCCTCGTCCTCTCAGCAACTGGATGATTCCAATAAAAAGCTACGATAGAACCGTTGATTATGGAGTCGCCGTTTACATGGCATAGCCATTGCTCATATCAAGATTAAAACCTATCCGAGGCTTTTAATTTTTAGCCTCCGGCGTGTTATCCGTGTTGTGATCGACGATCAGGTAAATCGGTTGGGTCCAGAATTCACCCCCAATGTGCTTAAGCGTTTTCGGGCAAGAATCGCAAACTAATTAAAATAAAAATAAATATTATCAAAATTACGCAGACAAAATGGCTCCCCTGCATAGAAAATAATTTAAATAAAGATAAAGTTAAACATGAAGAAGACCAGACGGGCGCGTAACACGAGAGAGGGCAAATGACTTTAGAATCCATTGAAATTTTCCCTTGGAATAAAAACTTTGACACGGGAATTGCCAAAATAGACCGACAACATCAGCGCCTTGTTGAACTGCTGAACAAACTGGTCAGCCATCTGGCGTTTCAATCTGAAGCGCCAACATTGAATGCCATCTTCGATGAACTCAAAGCCTATGCGCTCATCCATTTTCAAACGGAAGAAGAGGTCTGGAAAAAAGCCTTTAATAACGATCCCTGGGTGAGCGCCCACGAAGAAACGCATGGCCAGTTTGTTGAGGCGATCAGCCGACTTGAAGCAGAAAAATCAATCCGTCCGTTTGATGATGTTGTCGCGGACATTGTGTCTTTTCTGACCAACTGGTTGGCTGTGCATATCATCGATTCGGACAAGAGGCTTGCCAATGCCGTCTTGGCATTACAGTCCGGGTTATCTGCGGATCAGGCCAAAAAAGTTGCTGAAGAACAAATGACCGGAACGATCAAGCTGGTCATCGAAACGGTTCTGTCCATGTATGATCGCCTGGCAACCCATACGGTCGAGCTGGTCAAAGAAATCAGTCGTCGCAAAAAAGCCGAAAAACAATTACTGGAAACCCACCAGGCTCTCTGCCATGCCAAGGAAAACTCCGATAACGCCAATCAGGCGAAAAGCATCTTTCTCGCCAATATGAGTCATGAAATCCGCACACCGCTCAACGCAGTAATTGGGATGGTGCATATCCTCAAACGTGAGGGACTGTCACAGGAGCAAACAACGCGTGTATTACGGATCGAGGATGCCTCACGGCACTTGCTGTCCGTCATCAATGACACCCTGGATTTATCAAAAATCGAGGCGGGCAAACTTACCCTTGAGTCTGTGCCGCTTAATCTCACCGGTTTAATCCACGAAACAACCAGCATGCTTGAAGAACGTCTCGCGGGTAAAAGGCTGGTTTTAAAGAATGCATTCATCAATCTCGACCACCCGGTGCTTGGCGATCCGACCCGTCTTAAGCAGATGCTGCTTAACTATCTCACTAATGCCATCAAGTTCACCGAACAGGGCTCGATCACACTTCACGCCAGCCTGACTGAGAACAGCGATGCCACCGCACTGTTGCGTGTGGAGGTGAAAGATACCGGCATTGGTATTGCCCCGGACAAACTGCCGCTTCTGTTCACCTCTTTTGAACAAGCCGAAGCCTCTACAACACGAAAATTCGGCGGCACTGGGCTGGGCCTCGCTCTGACACGCCAGCTGGCTTTGATAATGGGAGGGGATTGCGGTGTCGAAAGCACTATCGGAGAGGGAAGCACCTTCTGGTTTACCGTGCATTTGCAAAAAGAGACCTCAGGCCAACCCAAGCCCCTCACCTCCCCACAGGATGCCGAGTCGCTGTTAAAAGAACGCCATGGCGGCAAAACGGTATTACTCGTTGAAGACAACCAGATTAATCGTGAAATCGCTCTGGACATCCTCGAAGATGTCGGACTTGTCGTAACCACGGCGGTGGACGGTGCTGAAGCGGTCGCAGTGGCAAACAACACAACCTTTGACCTGATTTTGATGGACATCCAGATGCCGGTCATGGGCGGTCTGGAAGCATGCCATCATATTCGCAACATGGTGCAACACGACGCAACGCCCATTCTGGCCATGACGGCCAATGCCGGCGTAGAAGACAAAAAGAGCTGTTTTGACGAGGGGATGCAGGATTTCATCAGCAAACCCGTCGATCCTGACCAGCTTTTCCAGATTCTGCTCACATGGTTGGAAACCACCACATAACCTCAATGGGGAGGGCAAGGTGCAGCACACCATCAATCACGACTTAAAAACGGTTCTGGTGGTCGATGACACGCGAGAGAACCTCGAAGTCATCGGCGGCATTCTGCAGAGCTTTTATCGCGTCAGAGTGGCCAATTCAGGACAAAGAGGGCTCAAAGCAG
This is a stretch of genomic DNA from uncultured Desulfuromonas sp.. It encodes these proteins:
- a CDS encoding nucleotide-binding protein, which translates into the protein MYNLFMGYIGPAETENEVTVSASRFLEYTDSETQMRYRALTPDAVREIKGYQALFMHEHCEGGAFVGRITNIVSSGRDYRVIFERNEDYGIISAEDIQRVALELGIEEFEFYRTHWAIKNIDLLKVFGENTIPKPTEEAPAQDFPENKPAEEGSEFNKDQVFIVHGHDEHAKNDAKSYVESKGLEPIILHLQASGGRTIIEKIDHYSNVGFGIVLYTECDVGAKRDSLNYKWRARQNVVFEHGYLIAKLSRSRVAALVKGNVETPNDISGVVYITMDAAGNWKTELDTELRNSGYEIKSS
- a CDS encoding DUF4019 domain-containing protein codes for the protein MNFSTAIKPIVAALLFLTLASTGFADQSKELAAVSAAEKFLLYVDSGQYGESWDETSQLFKNQVSKQQWENQLGSARPAFGAVIKREMTSKTYMTSLPGAPDGEYVVIQFSTEFEHKKNAVETVTPMLESNGEWHVSGYYIR
- a CDS encoding ATP-binding protein, yielding MNAMRTAASLEAYPQLLHFIVEQARQHAVPDAFFLRLELACEELLINIVNHAYPDVEGEVEVVCFVQEDEQGKSFNVRIRDWGAPFNPLEKKTSAVSDLDDSQIGGLGILLVKQMTDSVYYTRDNGSNVVTITFYLAE
- a CDS encoding STAS domain-containing protein; this encodes MQFERETIESFTVVRVTGRLDAISAPELDTQAACWLEDNLVKVVLDMSSVEYISSAGLRSILAVAKQLKAKGGVLRFCGLTGMVAEVFTVSGFASLFEIFETCDEAVS
- a CDS encoding SpoIIE family protein phosphatase, with protein sequence MKHASLSVKIVAVVIGVSSLILALILLNNYLAARQLMVQQAEEHIRCRGREVVLQLSNVIKPIEQSVKNIALTLEGSPLSRDEITALPERVVANNPDVFAMAIAFEPYGFDAQQHYFAPYSYRSAKGDVQNTMLGGDDYRYFTMDWYLLPKELHHPVWTEPYFDDGGGEALMTTYAAPFYRLKDGVRTLAGVVTADVSLDWLQKEVSSLKLYQHGYALVLSRNGTYISHPVTHYIYNETIFSVAEALGDQPLWNLGRAMIDGKSGFLERNSLRDNVASFVFYTPLPIDGWSVAVLAPLHEVLADVYQLTRNTLLIGVAGFALLALATLLSIRRVVRPIQDLSSAALTIAGGDLDAELPQFQSGDEIGQLAESFRSMQSALGHYIIDLKETTAHNERIDSELRIARDIQMGILPKLFPAFPEHDEFEVFASLQSAREIGGDLYDFFFIDERHFCFLVGDVSGKGVPAALFMAVTKTLIKVVAEREGQPHRILEKVNNDLSEDNESCMFVTLFLAIINLETGEVQYSNAGHPPPVLVTAEHATPIASTNEPVAGAFPQIHYTCGSMTMAPGETLVLYTDGVTEAMDPEMQLYSDARLIALLNSLSRQSASQIVQSVNSSVTEFVRGAEQSDDITLLAFTYCGQPTEAKES
- a CDS encoding bacteriohemerythrin, coding for MTLESIEIFPWNKNFDTGIAKIDRQHQRLVELLNKLVSHLAFQSEAPTLNAIFDELKAYALIHFQTEEEVWKKAFNNDPWVSAHEETHGQFVEAISRLEAEKSIRPFDDVVADIVSFLTNWLAVHIIDSDKRLANAVLALQSGLSADQAKKVAEEQMTGTIKLVIETVLSMYDRLATHTVELVKEISRRKKAEKQLLETHQALCHAKENSDNANQAKSIFLANMSHEIRTPLNAVIGMVHILKREGLSQEQTTRVLRIEDASRHLLSVINDTLDLSKIEAGKLTLESVPLNLTGLIHETTSMLEERLAGKRLVLKNAFINLDHPVLGDPTRLKQMLLNYLTNAIKFTEQGSITLHASLTENSDATALLRVEVKDTGIGIAPDKLPLLFTSFEQAEASTTRKFGGTGLGLALTRQLALIMGGDCGVESTIGEGSTFWFTVHLQKETSGQPKPLTSPQDAESLLKERHGGKTVLLVEDNQINREIALDILEDVGLVVTTAVDGAEAVAVANNTTFDLILMDIQMPVMGGLEACHHIRNMVQHDATPILAMTANAGVEDKKSCFDEGMQDFISKPVDPDQLFQILLTWLETTT